One genomic segment of Musa acuminata AAA Group cultivar baxijiao chromosome BXJ3-3, Cavendish_Baxijiao_AAA, whole genome shotgun sequence includes these proteins:
- the LOC103978280 gene encoding alpha-glucan water dikinase, chloroplastic isoform X3, which yields MSNTVGHTLPQQALYRPSIKENQSKAHQGVSANFLCGVPLGSKVENAVSYSSRSLLSTGSLGKKLIKGIPPKQNPSIVTMTPRAVLAADPASELRRKFKLDTNSELEVVVHVPTSGSPVQIEFQVTNSSGYLVLHWGAIHNRRNNWSLPSRHPDGTKVYKNRALRTPFKKSGSTSSVKMEIDDPEIQAVEFLIFDESENKWFKHNGQNFHVQLLKQGYQNQNVLASVNPNVSLPEELVQIQAYLRWERKGRQTYTPDQEKMEFEEARKELQHELDKGTSLAELREKINQGNIQTKVSEQLKTKKYFSIERIQRKRRGIMNILNKTVVEIAEEKVSHLQKAPTALEHWSKTISENDGGSILNKKKYKLEDKELQVLVTKPLVRTKVFMATDQRGPLILHWALSRKSGEWMVPPSSAMPSGSVLLDKSCETPFTEASLGDMFYQVIEIEIDSDDYAGMPFVLRSDEKWMKNNGLDFYIELDTEITKSKRDAGDGKGTAKSLLDRIAELEDEAQRSLMHRFNIAADLVEQARDAGQLGLVGLLIWMRFMAMRQLIWNKNYNVKPREISRAQDRLTDLLQNVYKDFPQHREILRMIMSSVGRGGEGDVGQRIRDEILVIQRNNDCKGGLMEEWHQKLHNNTSPDDVVICQALIDYIKSDFDISVYWETLNRNGITKERLLSYDRAIHSEPNFRRDQKEGLLRDLGNYMRTLKAVHSGADLESAIATCMGYKSEGQGFMVGVQINPIRGLPSGFSDLMEFILEHVEDKMVEPLLEALLEARVELRPLLLNSHERLKDLIFLDIALDSTVRTAVERAYEELNNAESEKIMYLITLVLENLALSTDDNEDLIYCLKGWNHALEMSKQKDDQWALFAKSCLDRTRLALSSKAEYYHQILQPSAEYLGSLLGVEPWAASIFTEEIIRAGSAASLSALLNRLDPVLRKVAHLGSWQVISPVEVTGYVDVVDELLAVQNKSYTRPTILVAKSVKGEEEIPDGTVAVLTPDMPDVLSHVSVRARNSKVCFATCFDANILAEFQRNEGKLFRLQPTSADIVYSEIDKSELDDISSAKDGHDQSSPSVTLVRKHFSGRYAISADEFTSETVGAKSRNISFLKGKVPSWVGVPTSVALPFGVFEKVLSDDINQEVASKLQMLKEKLVLGEFGALVEIREIILQLAAPRVLVQELKEKMEGSGMPWPGDEGENRWEQAWLAIKRVWASKWNERAYFSTRKVKLDHDYLCMAVLVQEIISADYAFVIHTTNPSSGDSSEIYAEVVKGLGETLVGAYPGRALSFICKKNDLDTPKVLGYPSKPIGLFIRRSIIFRSDSNGEDLEGYAGAGLYDSVPMDEEEKVVLDYVSDPLIMDKNFCSSILSSIAQAGHAIEELYGSPQDIEGVVKDGKIYVVQTRPQM from the exons ATGAGCAATACTGTTGGACACACCTTACCCCAGCAAGCTCTTTACCGGCCTTCTATCAAAGAAAATCAAAGTAAAGCTCATCAAGGAGTTTCTGCAAACTTCTTGTGTGGAGTTCCATTAGGATCTAAGGTGGAAAATGCAGTGTCATACAGCTCTAGGTCACTGCTTTCAACCGGATCCCTGGGAAAGAAACTCATCAAAGGAATCCCACCAAAGCAAAATCCAAGCATAGTCACTATGACCCCTCGTGCTGTGTTGGCTGCAGATCCTGCTTCAGAG CTAAGGAGAAAATTCAAGCTTGACACAAATTCTGAATTGGAG GTTGTTGTTCATGTCCCTACTTCGGGGTCTCCTGTACAGATTGAATTTCAAGTAACTAACAGCAGTGGCTACTTGGTGCTTCATTGGGGTGCAATTCATAATAGAAGGAA TAACTGGTCACTTCCTTCTCGTCATCCTGATGGAACAAAAGTATACAAAAACCGAGCTCTCAGGACACCTTTTAAAAAA TCTGGTTCCACATCATCAGTAAAAATGGAGATTGATGATCCTGAAATACAAGCAGTTGAGTTTCTCATATTTGACGAGTCAGAAAACAAATG GTTTAAACATAATGGTCAGAATTTCCATGTCCAGTTATTAAAACAGGgctatcaaaatcaaaatgtttTGGCCTCTGTAAATCCAAATGTTTCACTGCCAGAAGAACTTGTGCAGATTCAAGCTTATCTTAGGTGGGAGAGAAAGGGTAGGCAGACATATACACCTGATCAAGAAAAG ATGGAGTTTGAGGAAGCAAGGAAAGAGCTGCAGCATGAGTTAGATAAAGGAACCTCTCTTGCAGAGCTAAGGGAAAAGATCAACCAAGGGAACATACAAACAAAAGTTTCCGAGCAACTAAAGACTAAAAAGTACTTCAGCATTGAAAGAATTCAGCGGAAAAGAAGgggcatcatgaatattttaaataaaactgTTGTAGAAATTGCAGAAGAAAAAGTTTCCCACTTACAAAAAGCTCCAACAGCACTAGAACACTGGTCTAAGACTATAAGTGAGAATGATGGTGGTTCAATTTTGAACAAGAAAAAATATAAGCTGGAGGATAAGGAGCTGCAG GTACTTGTAACCAAACCTCTTGTTAGGACAAAAGTTTTTATGGCTACAGATCAGAGAGGGCCACTTATTCTTCACTGGGCATTATCAAGGAAGTCAGGAGAGTGGATG GTGCCCCCTTCAAGTGCAATGCCCTCAGGTTCAGTATTGCTGGACAAGTCATGCGAGACCCCTTTTACTGAGGCATCACTGGGAGACATGTTTTACCAG GTTATTGAGATAGAGATTGACAGTGATGATTACGCTGGAATGCCCTTTGTCCTTCGTTCTGATGAAAAATGGATGAAGAATAATGGCTTGGACTTTTACATTGAGTTGGATACAGAAATTACGAAGAGTAAAAGG GATGCTGGTGATGGAAAAGGCACTGCTAAATCATTGCTTGACAGGATTGCAGAACTGGAGGATGAAGCCCAAAGATCTCTTATGCACAG GTTTAATATTGCAGCAGATCTCGTCGAACAAGCCAGAGACGCTGGGCAGCTAGGTCTTGTTGGTCTTCTCATTTGGATGAGATTTATGGCCATGAGACAACTCATTTGGAATAAGAACTACAATGTCAAGCCACG TGAGATTAGTAGAGCTCAGGATAGGCTTACAGACCTTCTTCAGAATGTGTACAAAGACTTCCCACAACATAGAGAGATATTGAGGATGATCATGTCCTCGGTTGGCCGTGGAGGAGAAGGTGATGTTGGGCAACGTATACGTGATGAAATCTTGGTAATCCAG AGAAATAATGACTGCAAGGGGGGACTGATGGAGGAATGGCATCAGAAGCTCCATAATAACACGAGCCCAGATGATGTCGTAATCTGTCAG GCACTTATTGATTatattaaaagtgattttgatatcaGCGTATACTGGGAAACTTTGAATAGAAATGGTATTACCAAAGAACGTTTACTAAGCTATGATCGGGCTATTCATTCTGAACCAAATTTCAGGAGGGATCAAAAGGAAGGTCTTTTACGTGACCTAGGAAATTACATGAGGACTTTGAAG GCAGTTCACTCTGGTGCTGATCTCGAGTCTGCCATTGCAACTTGTATGGGATACAAGTCTGAG GGTCAAGGCTTTATGGTTGGGGTTCAGATAAACCCTATAAGGGGTCTGCCATCTGGATTTTCT GACCTAATGGAATTTATACTAGAACATGTTGAAGACAAAATGGTGGAGCCTTTGCTTGAG GCCTTGCTGGAAGCACGAGTGGAACTTAGGCCATTGCTTCTCAATTCCCATGAACGTCTGAAGGATCTCATCTTTTTGGATATTGCCCTTGATTCTACTGTAAGGACAGCAGTTGAGAGGGCATACGAGGAGTTGAATAATGCTGAATCGGAG AAAATAATGTACCTCATCACCTTGGTTCTTGAAAATCTTGCATTGTCTACAGATGATAATGAGGATCTCATATATTGCTTAAAG GGGTGGAACCATGCACTGGAGATGTCTAAGCAAAAAGATGATCAATGGGCACTATTTGCGAAATCATGTCTTGATAGAACCCGACTTGCACTATCGAGCAAGGCAGAATATTACCATCAAATTTTACAACCTTCAGCTGAATACCTTGGAtcattgcttggtgttgaaccgtGGGCA GCAAGCATATTCACTGAAGAAATTATTCGTGCTGGATCGGCTGCTTCTTTATCAGCACTTCTTAATCGACTTGACCCTGTCCTTCGGAAAGTGGCACATCTAGGAAG TTGGCAGGTCATAAGCCCTGTTGAAGTTACTGGATATGTTGATGTCGTAGATGAATTACTTGCTGTTCAGAATAAATCTTACACACGGCCAACAATTTTGGTTGCAAAAAGTgtaaagggagaggaggaaataCCAGATGGCACAGTGGCCGTGTTAACACCTGATATGCCAGATGTTCTATCTCATGTCTCTGTGCGAGCTAGAAATAGCAAG GTCTGCTTTGCTACATGCTTTGATGCCAATATCCTGGCTGAATTTCAGAGAAATGAAGGGAAACTGTTTCGGCTACAGCCCACATCTGCTGATATAGTGTATAG TGAGATAGACAAGAGTGAACTTGATGATATCAGTTCAGCTAAAGATGGACATGATCAATCATCACCATCTGTGACTTTGGTCAGGAAGCATTTTAGTGGTAGATATGCTATATCAGCCGACGAATTCACCAGTGAAACG GTTGGTGCCAAGTCACGAAATATCTCATTTCTAAAGGGAAAAGTACCTTCTTGGGTGGGGGTCCCTACATCAGTTGCTCTACCATTTGGAGTCTTTGAGAAAGTTCTTTCAGATGACATAAACCAG GAAGTAGCTAGCAAGTTGCAGATGCTGAAAGAAAAGTTAGTGTTAGGAGAATTTGGTGCACTTGTTGAGATACGAGAGATAATTTTGCAGCTAGCAGCTCCACGAGTACTG GTACAAGAACTGAAGGAGAAAATGGAGGGATCAGGAATGCCATGGCCTGGTGATGAAGGTGAAAATCGATGGGAACAAGCTTGGTTGGCAATAAAGAGG GTATGGGCTTCAAAGTGGAATGAGAGGGCATATTTCAGCACACGGAAAGTAAAGCTAGATCATGATTACCTATGTATGGCAGTGTTGGTTCAAGAAATCATAAGTGCCGATTATGCATTTGTCATTCATACTACAAACCCATCCTCAGGAGACTCATCAGAAATATATGCAGAG GTGGTGAAAGGACTTGGAGAAACTCTTGTTGGAGCCTATCCAGGACGTGCTTTGAGTTTTATTTGTAAGAAAAATGATCTCGATACTCCAAAG GTACTTGGTTACCCAAGCAAGCCAATTGGCCTCTTCATAAGAAGATCCATTATTTTTAGATCTGATTCTAATGGTGAAGATCTAGAAGGCTATGCTGGAGCTGGTCTGTATGACAG TGTGCCCATGGATGAGGAAGAGAAAGTGGTGCTCGACTATGTATCTGACCCATTGATCATGGACAAAAACTTCTGCAGTTCAATCCTCTCCAGCATTGCACAGGCAGGACATGCTATCGAGGAGCTCTACGGCTCCCCGCAGGACATTGAAGGTGTTGTCAAGGACGGGAAGATTTATGTTGTCCAAACAAGACCGCAAATGTGA
- the LOC103978280 gene encoding alpha-glucan water dikinase, chloroplastic isoform X1, which yields MSNTVGHTLPQQALYRPSIKENQSKAHQGVSANFLCGVPLGSKVENAVSYSSRSLLSTGSLGKKLIKGIPPKQNPSIVTMTPRAVLAADPASELRRKFKLDTNSELEVVVHVPTSGSPVQIEFQVTNSSGYLVLHWGAIHNRRNNWSLPSRHPDGTKVYKNRALRTPFKKSGSTSSVKMEIDDPEIQAVEFLIFDESENKWFKHNGQNFHVQLLKQGYQNQNVLASVNPNVSLPEELVQIQAYLRWERKGRQTYTPDQEKDEYEAARTELLEELSRGTSVEELRSKLTKNTTAGADKSVKVETIKSGIPDDLVQVQAYIRWEKAGKPYYPPEKQLMEFEEARKELQHELDKGTSLAELREKINQGNIQTKVSEQLKTKKYFSIERIQRKRRGIMNILNKTVVEIAEEKVSHLQKAPTALEHWSKTISENDGGSILNKKKYKLEDKELQVLVTKPLVRTKVFMATDQRGPLILHWALSRKSGEWMVPPSSAMPSGSVLLDKSCETPFTEASLGDMFYQVIEIEIDSDDYAGMPFVLRSDEKWMKNNGLDFYIELDTEITKSKRDAGDGKGTAKSLLDRIAELEDEAQRSLMHRFNIAADLVEQARDAGQLGLVGLLIWMRFMAMRQLIWNKNYNVKPREISRAQDRLTDLLQNVYKDFPQHREILRMIMSSVGRGGEGDVGQRIRDEILVIQRNNDCKGGLMEEWHQKLHNNTSPDDVVICQALIDYIKSDFDISVYWETLNRNGITKERLLSYDRAIHSEPNFRRDQKEGLLRDLGNYMRTLKAVHSGADLESAIATCMGYKSEGQGFMVGVQINPIRGLPSGFSDLMEFILEHVEDKMVEPLLEALLEARVELRPLLLNSHERLKDLIFLDIALDSTVRTAVERAYEELNNAESEKIMYLITLVLENLALSTDDNEDLIYCLKGWNHALEMSKQKDDQWALFAKSCLDRTRLALSSKAEYYHQILQPSAEYLGSLLGVEPWAASIFTEEIIRAGSAASLSALLNRLDPVLRKVAHLGSWQVISPVEVTGYVDVVDELLAVQNKSYTRPTILVAKSVKGEEEIPDGTVAVLTPDMPDVLSHVSVRARNSKVCFATCFDANILAEFQRNEGKLFRLQPTSADIVYSEIDKSELDDISSAKDGHDQSSPSVTLVRKHFSGRYAISADEFTSETVGAKSRNISFLKGKVPSWVGVPTSVALPFGVFEKVLSDDINQEVASKLQMLKEKLVLGEFGALVEIREIILQLAAPRVLVQELKEKMEGSGMPWPGDEGENRWEQAWLAIKRVWASKWNERAYFSTRKVKLDHDYLCMAVLVQEIISADYAFVIHTTNPSSGDSSEIYAEVVKGLGETLVGAYPGRALSFICKKNDLDTPKVLGYPSKPIGLFIRRSIIFRSDSNGEDLEGYAGAGLYDSVPMDEEEKVVLDYVSDPLIMDKNFCSSILSSIAQAGHAIEELYGSPQDIEGVVKDGKIYVVQTRPQM from the exons ATGAGCAATACTGTTGGACACACCTTACCCCAGCAAGCTCTTTACCGGCCTTCTATCAAAGAAAATCAAAGTAAAGCTCATCAAGGAGTTTCTGCAAACTTCTTGTGTGGAGTTCCATTAGGATCTAAGGTGGAAAATGCAGTGTCATACAGCTCTAGGTCACTGCTTTCAACCGGATCCCTGGGAAAGAAACTCATCAAAGGAATCCCACCAAAGCAAAATCCAAGCATAGTCACTATGACCCCTCGTGCTGTGTTGGCTGCAGATCCTGCTTCAGAG CTAAGGAGAAAATTCAAGCTTGACACAAATTCTGAATTGGAG GTTGTTGTTCATGTCCCTACTTCGGGGTCTCCTGTACAGATTGAATTTCAAGTAACTAACAGCAGTGGCTACTTGGTGCTTCATTGGGGTGCAATTCATAATAGAAGGAA TAACTGGTCACTTCCTTCTCGTCATCCTGATGGAACAAAAGTATACAAAAACCGAGCTCTCAGGACACCTTTTAAAAAA TCTGGTTCCACATCATCAGTAAAAATGGAGATTGATGATCCTGAAATACAAGCAGTTGAGTTTCTCATATTTGACGAGTCAGAAAACAAATG GTTTAAACATAATGGTCAGAATTTCCATGTCCAGTTATTAAAACAGGgctatcaaaatcaaaatgtttTGGCCTCTGTAAATCCAAATGTTTCACTGCCAGAAGAACTTGTGCAGATTCAAGCTTATCTTAGGTGGGAGAGAAAGGGTAGGCAGACATATACACCTGATCAAGAAAAG GATGAGTATGAAGCAGCTAGAACTGAGTTGCTAGAAGAACTAAGTAGAGGTACTTCTGTAGAGGAGCTCCGATCTAAATTGACAAAAAACACCACTGCTGGAGCGGACAAATCCGTCAAAGTTGAAACTATCAAAAGTGGGATTCCGGATGATCTTGTGCAAGTACAGGCATACATCCGATGGGAAAAAGCTGGGAAACCATATTATCCTCCGGAGAAGCAGCTT ATGGAGTTTGAGGAAGCAAGGAAAGAGCTGCAGCATGAGTTAGATAAAGGAACCTCTCTTGCAGAGCTAAGGGAAAAGATCAACCAAGGGAACATACAAACAAAAGTTTCCGAGCAACTAAAGACTAAAAAGTACTTCAGCATTGAAAGAATTCAGCGGAAAAGAAGgggcatcatgaatattttaaataaaactgTTGTAGAAATTGCAGAAGAAAAAGTTTCCCACTTACAAAAAGCTCCAACAGCACTAGAACACTGGTCTAAGACTATAAGTGAGAATGATGGTGGTTCAATTTTGAACAAGAAAAAATATAAGCTGGAGGATAAGGAGCTGCAG GTACTTGTAACCAAACCTCTTGTTAGGACAAAAGTTTTTATGGCTACAGATCAGAGAGGGCCACTTATTCTTCACTGGGCATTATCAAGGAAGTCAGGAGAGTGGATG GTGCCCCCTTCAAGTGCAATGCCCTCAGGTTCAGTATTGCTGGACAAGTCATGCGAGACCCCTTTTACTGAGGCATCACTGGGAGACATGTTTTACCAG GTTATTGAGATAGAGATTGACAGTGATGATTACGCTGGAATGCCCTTTGTCCTTCGTTCTGATGAAAAATGGATGAAGAATAATGGCTTGGACTTTTACATTGAGTTGGATACAGAAATTACGAAGAGTAAAAGG GATGCTGGTGATGGAAAAGGCACTGCTAAATCATTGCTTGACAGGATTGCAGAACTGGAGGATGAAGCCCAAAGATCTCTTATGCACAG GTTTAATATTGCAGCAGATCTCGTCGAACAAGCCAGAGACGCTGGGCAGCTAGGTCTTGTTGGTCTTCTCATTTGGATGAGATTTATGGCCATGAGACAACTCATTTGGAATAAGAACTACAATGTCAAGCCACG TGAGATTAGTAGAGCTCAGGATAGGCTTACAGACCTTCTTCAGAATGTGTACAAAGACTTCCCACAACATAGAGAGATATTGAGGATGATCATGTCCTCGGTTGGCCGTGGAGGAGAAGGTGATGTTGGGCAACGTATACGTGATGAAATCTTGGTAATCCAG AGAAATAATGACTGCAAGGGGGGACTGATGGAGGAATGGCATCAGAAGCTCCATAATAACACGAGCCCAGATGATGTCGTAATCTGTCAG GCACTTATTGATTatattaaaagtgattttgatatcaGCGTATACTGGGAAACTTTGAATAGAAATGGTATTACCAAAGAACGTTTACTAAGCTATGATCGGGCTATTCATTCTGAACCAAATTTCAGGAGGGATCAAAAGGAAGGTCTTTTACGTGACCTAGGAAATTACATGAGGACTTTGAAG GCAGTTCACTCTGGTGCTGATCTCGAGTCTGCCATTGCAACTTGTATGGGATACAAGTCTGAG GGTCAAGGCTTTATGGTTGGGGTTCAGATAAACCCTATAAGGGGTCTGCCATCTGGATTTTCT GACCTAATGGAATTTATACTAGAACATGTTGAAGACAAAATGGTGGAGCCTTTGCTTGAG GCCTTGCTGGAAGCACGAGTGGAACTTAGGCCATTGCTTCTCAATTCCCATGAACGTCTGAAGGATCTCATCTTTTTGGATATTGCCCTTGATTCTACTGTAAGGACAGCAGTTGAGAGGGCATACGAGGAGTTGAATAATGCTGAATCGGAG AAAATAATGTACCTCATCACCTTGGTTCTTGAAAATCTTGCATTGTCTACAGATGATAATGAGGATCTCATATATTGCTTAAAG GGGTGGAACCATGCACTGGAGATGTCTAAGCAAAAAGATGATCAATGGGCACTATTTGCGAAATCATGTCTTGATAGAACCCGACTTGCACTATCGAGCAAGGCAGAATATTACCATCAAATTTTACAACCTTCAGCTGAATACCTTGGAtcattgcttggtgttgaaccgtGGGCA GCAAGCATATTCACTGAAGAAATTATTCGTGCTGGATCGGCTGCTTCTTTATCAGCACTTCTTAATCGACTTGACCCTGTCCTTCGGAAAGTGGCACATCTAGGAAG TTGGCAGGTCATAAGCCCTGTTGAAGTTACTGGATATGTTGATGTCGTAGATGAATTACTTGCTGTTCAGAATAAATCTTACACACGGCCAACAATTTTGGTTGCAAAAAGTgtaaagggagaggaggaaataCCAGATGGCACAGTGGCCGTGTTAACACCTGATATGCCAGATGTTCTATCTCATGTCTCTGTGCGAGCTAGAAATAGCAAG GTCTGCTTTGCTACATGCTTTGATGCCAATATCCTGGCTGAATTTCAGAGAAATGAAGGGAAACTGTTTCGGCTACAGCCCACATCTGCTGATATAGTGTATAG TGAGATAGACAAGAGTGAACTTGATGATATCAGTTCAGCTAAAGATGGACATGATCAATCATCACCATCTGTGACTTTGGTCAGGAAGCATTTTAGTGGTAGATATGCTATATCAGCCGACGAATTCACCAGTGAAACG GTTGGTGCCAAGTCACGAAATATCTCATTTCTAAAGGGAAAAGTACCTTCTTGGGTGGGGGTCCCTACATCAGTTGCTCTACCATTTGGAGTCTTTGAGAAAGTTCTTTCAGATGACATAAACCAG GAAGTAGCTAGCAAGTTGCAGATGCTGAAAGAAAAGTTAGTGTTAGGAGAATTTGGTGCACTTGTTGAGATACGAGAGATAATTTTGCAGCTAGCAGCTCCACGAGTACTG GTACAAGAACTGAAGGAGAAAATGGAGGGATCAGGAATGCCATGGCCTGGTGATGAAGGTGAAAATCGATGGGAACAAGCTTGGTTGGCAATAAAGAGG GTATGGGCTTCAAAGTGGAATGAGAGGGCATATTTCAGCACACGGAAAGTAAAGCTAGATCATGATTACCTATGTATGGCAGTGTTGGTTCAAGAAATCATAAGTGCCGATTATGCATTTGTCATTCATACTACAAACCCATCCTCAGGAGACTCATCAGAAATATATGCAGAG GTGGTGAAAGGACTTGGAGAAACTCTTGTTGGAGCCTATCCAGGACGTGCTTTGAGTTTTATTTGTAAGAAAAATGATCTCGATACTCCAAAG GTACTTGGTTACCCAAGCAAGCCAATTGGCCTCTTCATAAGAAGATCCATTATTTTTAGATCTGATTCTAATGGTGAAGATCTAGAAGGCTATGCTGGAGCTGGTCTGTATGACAG TGTGCCCATGGATGAGGAAGAGAAAGTGGTGCTCGACTATGTATCTGACCCATTGATCATGGACAAAAACTTCTGCAGTTCAATCCTCTCCAGCATTGCACAGGCAGGACATGCTATCGAGGAGCTCTACGGCTCCCCGCAGGACATTGAAGGTGTTGTCAAGGACGGGAAGATTTATGTTGTCCAAACAAGACCGCAAATGTGA